In Yarrowia lipolytica chromosome 1F, complete sequence, a genomic segment contains:
- a CDS encoding uncharacterized protein (Compare to YALI0F31229g, no similarity) — translation MLSKKPSLSDLDATLAHKRELHMPTEQERTILFDHDLSQLIQFSIPAGAMRRHTQQLEGNRQTSSFAPGSELANVQLRSRPGSRCASGTYASSISSGATLTEPDEADPNLDPWEQLPPVHCAISERIVAHGRFQVFTLHNDKVTYIKCGDAVQAILPKLRLWRTSLSQFIFPQPIPGRYWRVELFRSTYKIADDLRMALEQSCCFLDQIKAPELEEGAKEEYIENYLDQLIPEHDLKEKLVSLNPNNSGYIPPPKEKDEDETKVEDDNNTVEEVRTNGGELNMDFLASQIDNLSIPTHYDSEEHDLETIGSASSPYSSLLSPSPSPPYSSLSLQSSPDLDSANSTLSDSSWDISGHLQPSKYDELFASSSSTLDDIIETFGVEDADQNDDGDISVDISDHLARSDITASSPSARFPEKPKLTERLSQVTLKRSVSQLQLQISPRTPDQEFQRQLMSSPLPAKITPQRPQSAGVLGSSEKPRSPIDARSAIRKFYTTGASAVAFIGLRHPFARWNNILETETMKFRSMDDDWLEINIDDSDVPTP, via the coding sequence ATGTTGTCGAAGAAACCGTCCCTGTCGGACCTGGACGCCACGTTGGCTCACAAACGGGAGCTACACATGCCCACAGAGCAGGAGCGTACCATTCTCTTTGACCACGACCTGTCGCAACTCATCCAGTTTTCCATCCCTGCAGGAGCCATGAGACGACATACACAGCAACTCGAGGGCAACCGACAGACTTCCAGCTTTGCACCAGGCTCAGAACTCGCCAACGTCCAGCTCAGGTCACGACCTGGCTCAAGATGCGCTTCCGGTACCTACGCGTCCAGCATTTCTTCTGGCGCAACCCTAACAGAGCCCGACGAAGCAGATCCCAACCTGGACCCGTGGGAACAACTTCCACCGGTCCACTGTGCCATTTCCGAACGCATCGTGGCCCACGGTCGGTTCCAGGTTTTCACTCTGCATAACGATAAAGTCACATACATCAAATGTGGAGACGCGGTTCAGGCCATTCTGCCCAAGCTGAGGCTGTGGAGAACCTCTCTGTCACAATTCATCTTCCCACAGCCCATACCTGGACGTTACTGGCGTGTAGAACTGTTCCGGTCTACCTACAAGATTGCCGATGACCTGAGGATGGCTCTTGAGcagagctgctgcttcctGGACCAAATCAAAGCTCCTGAGTTGGAGGAAGGTGCCAAGGAAGAGTACATTGAGAACTACCTCGACCAGTTGATTCCCGAGCacgatctcaaggagaaacTCGTGTCTCTGAACCCCAATAACTCGGGCTATATTCCTCCTcccaaggagaaggatgaggatgagaCAAAGGTGGAAGATGATAATAACaccgtggaggaggtgcgTACCAATGGTGGTGAACTGAATATGGACTTTCTGGCCTCCCAGATCGATAACTTGTCTATCCCTACTCATTATGATTCCGAAGAACACGACTTGGAAACTATTGGTTCAGCCTCTTCTCCCTACTCCTCCCTACTCTCTCCCTCCCCGTCTCCTCCCTACTCATCTCTTTCGCTACAATCGTCTCCTGACCTCGACTCTGCTAACTCCACTCTTTCCGACTCGTCGTGGGACATCTCTGGCCACTTGCAACCCTCCAAGTATGACGAGCTGTTtgcctcttcttcttcaactctCGATGACATAATTGAGACCTTTGGTGTGGAGGATGCTGACCAGAATGACGACGGTGACATCTCTGTGGACATTTCAGACCATCTGGCACGATCAGACATCACTGCTTCATCTCCCTCTGCACGGTTCCCAGAGAAGCCCAAACTAACAGAGCGGCTCTCTCAGGTGACACTGAAGCGATCAGTGTCGCAATTGCAGCTGCAGATTTCTCCTCGAACCCCCGACCAGGAGTTCCAGCGCCAGCTCATGAGCTCTCCCTTACCTGCCAAAATTACTCCCCAGCGACCGCAGTCGGCAGGTGTCCTGGGATCATCCGAGAAGCCCCGATCTCCTATCGATGCTCGATCTGCTATCCGAAAGTTCTACACCACAGGAGCTTCGGCTGTTGCCTTCATTGGTCTCCGACATCCGTTTGCTCGATGGAACAACATCCTTGAGACTGAGACCATGAAGTTCAGATCCATGGATGACGATTGGCTGGAGATCAATATTGACGACTCGGACGTTCCAACCCCCTAG
- a CDS encoding uncharacterized protein (Compare to YALI0F31339g, weakly similar to uniprot|Q9C1K9 Neurospora crassa NCU06553.1 hypothetical protein (AF309689) protein G6G8.9), which translates to MWVSSNLFDTFYARRGAVHYQPQKLSTMSKKSLAAVGTPLDELKENQTIAKVAQAKGSNIYEVTLPQDFYKSHGFKSPEVQVEMPPKFRQTVWVKRGGFVVVDVTPDDKIAGDIIEIVVDDRTWRKMPYWPAEFKKVGGWQQDSDEEEADPFALPDDESDEEEYEEEQS; encoded by the coding sequence ATGTGGGTTAGCTCAAATTTATTCGACACCTTTTATGCAAGGCGCGGTGCTGTCCATTATCAACCTCAAAAACTTTCGACCATGAGCAAGAAATCGTTGGCCGCCGTTGGAACGCCACTGGATGAGCTGAAGGAGAACCAGACCATCGCCAAGGTCGCCCAGGCCAAGGGCAGCAACATATACGAGGTGACTCTGCCTCAAGACTTCTACAAGAGCCACGGGTTCAAGAGCCCAGAGGTCCAGGTTGAGATGCCACCCAAGTTCAGACAGACCGTGTGGGTCAAGCGGGGTGGctttgttgttgttgacgtGACTCCCGATGACAAGATTGCCGGTGATATCATCGAGATCGTGGTGGACGATCGCACATGGCGAAAAATGCCCTACTGGCCCGccgagttcaagaaggTCGGTGGATGGCAGCAGGAttccgacgaggaggaggccgatCCCTTTGCTCTTCctgacgacgagtctgatgaggaggaatacgaggaggagcagagtTAG
- a CDS encoding uncharacterized protein (Compare to YALI0F31295g, some similarities with uniprot|Q7SFY3 Neurospora crassa NCU03111.1) yields MSISTQDLLEFHKKHLGEFQGTIKFDEAGQDEDTEPSLGFYPDGVERTLTDEQIEFFRQSDIRKEELRIYKENLVLQGAESQAEAHAEAQAKAETNIQALDPTSQQRQIEVANDEEGMNEGPGNSTMS; encoded by the coding sequence ATGTCTATTTCGACCCAGGATCTGCTGGAGTTCCATAAGAAACATCTAGGCGAGTTTCAGGGCACAATCAAGTTTGATGAGGCAGGTCAAGACGAGGACACTGAGCCCTCCCTGGGCTTCTATCCTGATGGAGTTGAACGGACTCTGACGGACGAGCAGATCGAGTTTTTCCGTCAATCCGACATTCGAAAGGAGGAATTGCGCATCTACAAGGAGAATCTGGTATTACAGGGAGCAGAGTCACAGGCAGAAGCTCACGCGGAAGCTCAAGCAAAAGCAGAGACAAACATACAAGCACTGGATCCAACCTCACAACAAAGACAGATAGAAGTGGCAAATGATGAGGAGGGTATGAATGAAGGACCAGGCAATTCTACAATGAGTTGA
- a CDS encoding uncharacterized protein (Compare to YALI0F31141g, similar to Saccharomyces cerevisiae DCS1 (YLR270W) and DCS2 (YOR173W); ancestral locus Anc_6.63, similar to uniprot|Q06151 Saccharomyces cerevisiae YLR270w Scavenger mRNA decapping enzyme) — translation MSSLSVISILCNILRVQYIQYILYLYLCRPLHSTTTTMNRVRDFQFTQLLNFNSQSKTVTLLGTIGDDNAILTVEKLPFEVTDEAYLKQFASPDIFPEVKQLENNDVYHWNLATLAQDVNKRPGVKINLIYPASETHVQKYSQQQTRMVVETPELYQQVTWPYIETQLGSRIQWVHNILYHGKEAEDVVYRKEDSFVLLPDMKWDRKNVNSLYLVAISLRNLEGQGESGKPITSIRDLNHSHIQWLKELREDIYKVVKDKYNVDRSFLRVFVHYQPSYYHLHVHVVHINNEGLGSSQLVGKAILLNDVIDDLGFLGEKGYSQKTLTYALGENHKLWTAIKAHTEA, via the coding sequence ATGTCAAGCCTGTCAGTAATTTCGATCCTGTGCAACATTCTTcgtgtacagtacatacagtacatactatacttgtacttgtgtcGCCCCCTCCACTCCACTACAACGACAATGAACAGAGTCCGAGACTTTCAATTCACGCAATTGCTCAACTTCAACAGCCAGTCAAAGACCGTGACGCTGTTGGGTACGATTGGCGACGACAATGCGATCTTGACGGTTGAGAAACTGCCATTTGAAGTTACCGATGAAGCGTACTTAAAACAGTTTGCCTCGCCAGACATCTTTCCAGAGGTCAAGCAGCTCGAAAATAACGACGTGTACCACTGGAACCTCGCCACTCTCGCGCAGGACGTGAATAAGCGGCCCGGAGTCAAGATCAACCTCATTTACCCAGCATCCGAAACACATGTTCAAAAGTATTCGCAGCAGCAAACTCGAATGGTGGTCGAGACCCCTGAGCTGTATCAGCAGGTTACTTGGCCATACATTGAGACTCAGCTCGGAAGCCGAATCCAGTGGGTACATAACATTCTGTACCATGGCAAGGAGGCGGAAGATGTGGTGTATCGAAAGGAGGATTCGTTTGTTCTTCTACCTGACATGAAATGGGACAGAAAGAATGTCAACTCCTTGTATTTGGTAGCTATCTCTTTGAGAAACCTCGAGGGCCAGGGAGAGAGTGGAAAGCCCATTACTTCTATCAGAGATCTCAACCACTCTCACATACAGtggctcaaggagctcagAGAAGACATATACAAGGTGGTCAAAGACAAGTATAATGTCGACAGGTCCTTTCTGCGGGTCTTTGTGCACTACCAGCCCTCTTACTACCATCTCCACGTCCATGTAGTCCATATCAACAACGAGGGTCTTGGAAGCAGTCAGCTGGTTGGCAAGGCCATCTTGTTAAACGACGTTATTGATGATCTTGGTTTCCTTGGAGAAAAGGGATACAGTCAGAAGACTCTCACTTACGCTCTTGGTGAGAACCATAAGCTCTGGACTGCCATCAAAGCACACACAGAGGCTTAG
- a CDS encoding uncharacterized protein (Compare to YALI0F31251g, some similarities with uniprot|Q96WX5 Botrytis cinerea Bc-hch), protein MKLPILASLSGLAGLFTTAHAFGAGNIPSDSSIEGKNFRHGDIEDVLAGIVISHRGGKARKFDGLDIKRVYFGNWLRDFSQAVDVGTLSMGLNADTVRAIIWLVSMSEFGYGTGEFEVTEERLGVYRAEEHMDNPKGYPEDAQQYDRRLRGPVDPRELEIDPKTGMKNYIANEDGDWATSSEYVREQLLRCIKLGRRYIKGGYKKHSLQHESLRLLGSALHTLEDFTAHTNYLELVLRDMGYKDVYAHVGNQTRIKLAGKKVFPVVTGTFGGLDFLHSLLGGAHDSLSESGFTEASANFEKKKKSGSNTSEFLKSILRKLPIKLPDIPDAHGGFRDMTGADLADHLDELQHNVEEYVVHQREHDGNDEDCKDCGDTKKKSRTGGSGGNAQQGQHPLVLVDQPPFKNTPGGTNISKVHNNDPNYTSLESYLDNLDVDAVIRAVYPLLEFKDSVMSSLESFFGDSDSSTALGMMASSISDALSSFTNSIINPIINPILEAVTEILHASVTLLSYHDDQIDVWINSKSTDPTHSRLSKDHFAAYLNEPAGLVAAEVVKYVVPFVVEAWEDPSIDPQTVVDEALQTFHHPALAHTKLHRIMRAEVDRWIQTFSDEEREHILEGLTSRGVLHGHNNAEHLDVNNVTYEDPFDHTGSEEKASTFLDYIDYFGFFNQQGSGSGSGSGSGSMKREHKDKAEDVANDMDAEGAADSEKHHQDHADTAQKKAKDNAKKGEAKHNEKAKAKAKAKAKPKPKSKKSKSQKTHFHDHAHHVEDHPDMAKQQAAEQAASAHDEEGSARRKPQQP, encoded by the coding sequence ATGAAACTACCCATACTAGCCTCGCTTTCAGGACTAGCCGGTCTTTTCACCACAGCCCACGCCTTTGGGGCAGGAAACATTCCCTCAGACTCCTCTATTGAGGGCAAGAACTTTCGACACGGAGATATTGAAGATGTCCTGGCTGGGATTGTCATTTCACACCGCGGAGGCAAGGCCCGCAAATTCGACGGACTCGACATCAAACGTGTCTACTTCGGCAACTGGCTGAGAGACTTCTCGCAGGCTGTAGATGTTGGCACTCTTTCGATGGGGCTAAACGCAGACACGGTCCGTGCGATCATTTGGCTCGTGTCAATGTCCGAGTTTGGATACGGAACTGGCGAGTTCGAGGTCACGGAGGAACGTCTGGGGGTGTACCGAGCCGAGGAACACATGGACAACCCCAAGGGCTACCCAGAGGATGCTCAGCAGTACGACAGAAGACTGCGAGGTCCCGTGGATCCGCGCGAGCTAGAAATTGATCCCAAGACAGGAATGAAAAACTACATTGCCAACGAGGATGGTGATTGGGCGACCTCGTCGGAGTACGTGCGAGAGCAGCTTCTGCGATGCATCAAGCTCGGCCGACGGTATATCAAAGGAGGATACAAGAAACACAGCCTGCAGCACGAGTCGTTACGACTGCTGGGTAGCGCCCTGCACACCCTTGAGGACTTCACGGCACACACAAACTacctggagctggtgctGAGAGATATGGGCTATAAGGATGTGTATGCCCACGTTGGAAACCAGACGCGTATCAAGCTGGCTGGAAAGAAGGTGTTCCCTGTGGTGACTGGAACATTTGGAGGACTGGACTTCCTGCACTCTTTGCTGGGAGGTGCTCACGATTCGCTGTCGGAGAGTGGATTCACAGAGGCTTCTGCCAAttttgagaagaagaagaagtccgGCTCCAACACTTCGGAGTTTCTCAAGAGCATCCTCCGAAAGCTGCCTATCAAGCTGCCCGACATTCCTGATGCCCATGGGGGATTCAGAGACATGACAGGAGCAGACCTAGCTGACCACCTGGACGAGTTACAGCACAATGTGGAGGAGTATGTGGTGCACCAGCGAGAGCATGATGGGAACGATGAGGACTGCAAGGACTGTGGCGAtaccaagaagaagtctcgCACTGGAGGCAGTGGCGGAAATGCACAGCAAGGACAGCATCCTTTGGTTCTCGTGGACCAACCTCCTTTTAAGAACACCCCTGGGGGAACCAACATTTCGAAGGTGCACAACAACGATCCCAACTACACCTCGTTAGAGTCGTATCTCGACAACCTGGATGTCGACGCAGTGATCCGAGCAGTGTACCCTCTATTGGAGTTCAAGGACTCCGTCATGTCTTCCCTGGAGTCTTTCTTTGGCGACTCCGATTCTTCTACAGCGCTCGGCATGATGGCATCTTCTATTTCCGACGCTCTTTCCTCATTCACTAACTCAATCATCAACCCAATCATTAATCCCATCTTGGAGGCAGTCACTGAGATTCTACATGCATCTGTCACTCTGCTGTCATACCACGATGATCAGATTGACGTATGGATTAACTCAAAGTCCACCGATCCCACTCATTCTCGACTGTCTAAGGACCATTTTGCAGCATACCTAAACGAGCCTGCTGGCCTCGTGGCTGCAGAGGTGGTCAAATACGTCGTTCCCTTTGTGGTAGAAGCCTGGGAGGATCCCTCTATTGATCCTCAGACTGTTGTGGATGAGGCACTCCAAACATTCCATCATCCTGCTCTTGCACACACCAAGCTGCATCGAATCATGCGGGCCGAGGTGGATCGATGGATTCAGACCTTCTCTGACGAGGAGCGAGAGCATATTCTGGAGGGCCTTACCTCTAGAGGCGTTCTTCATGGCCACAATAATGCTGAGCACTTGGATGTGAACAACGTTACTTACGAGGACCCTTTTGATCATACTGGTAGTGAAGAGAAGGCCTCAACCTTCCTTGATTACATTGATTACTTTGGCTTCTTCAACCAGCAGGGttccggctctggctctggctctggctcaggCAGCATGAAGCGGGAACACAAGGATAAAGCCGAGGATGTGGCCAACGACATGGATGCTGAGGGAGCAGCTGACTCGGAAAAGCATCATCAAGACCATGCTGACAcggcccagaagaaggctaAGGACAATGCAAAGAAAGGCGAAGCCAAGCATAacgagaaggccaaggccaaggccaaggccaaggccaagccTAAgcccaagtccaagaagtcTAAGAGTCAAAAGACGCATTTCCACGACCATGCTCACCATGTCGAGGACCATCCTGACATGGCCAAGCAGCAGGCCGCTGAGCAGGCTGCCTCTGCTCATGACGAGGAGGGTTCAGCTAGACGAAAACCCCAACAACCATAG
- a CDS encoding uncharacterized protein (Compare to YALI0F31185g, some similarities with DEHA0D16104g Debaryomyces hansenii), whose translation MLPTTLSNPSSTCVSVGSDTEYQRYLSGTPSEVTSVPSRPLSRSSTLSGISTTATLDGVEGKRTRGRLHDLIPTSDATLDIGHSEPHAQPDDEVRQTGPPNSAQAARQQSTTTNNNNNNDINATTPTLSASPDEHTQLDKGTTRPVTIEEKIELMEGGPQSDLPNESDFA comes from the coding sequence ATGCTCCCTACCACCCTTTCCAACCCCTCGTCGACGTGCGTGTCCGTGGGATCCGACACAGAGTACCAGCGCTATCTGTCGGGTACGCCGTCAGAGGTCACATCGGTGCCTTCACGACCCCTGTCTCGAAGCTCCACGTTATCGGGCATCTCCACGACCGCCACTCTGGACGGTGTGGAGGGCAAGAGAACACGTGGCCGGCTCCACGACCTGATTCCCACGTCGGACGCCACCCTGGACATTGGCCACAGTGAGCCCCACGCACAGCCAGACGACGAGGTGCGCCAGACTGGGCCCCCCAACAGCGCTCAAGCCGCTCGACAACAATCTACGACTACTAAcaacaataacaacaacgacattAACGCAACGACACCGACGCTGTCGGCATCACCGGACGAGCACACGCAACTCGACAAGGGCACCACCCGTCCCGTCACCatcgaggagaagattgagctCATGGAAGGAGGTCCCCAGAGCGATCTGCCTAACGAGAGCGATTTTGCATAA
- a CDS encoding mRNA turnover protein MRT4 (Compare to YALI0F31317g, similar to Saccharomyces cerevisiae MRT4 (YKL009W); ancestral locus Anc_2.498, similar to uniprot|P33201 Saccharomyces cerevisiae YKL009w MRT4 mRNA turnover 4), producing MPKSKRNKVIALTKVEKKTREDKEVIVDEIHNYLDEHKYCFVFSVEGMRNTFFKDLRADWKGSRIFFGRTKIMAKALGKSEEDEYKAGLGALSEYMSGDVGLLLTDEEPQVVKDYFESFVREDYARAGQVSTVTFTIPAGVVHTTGGKIPAEDDVPVVHSMEPTLRSLGMPTQLKAGKVELFAPYEVCKTGQTLDSRQTRLLKHFGVTSSFFKVHTVAYYDSEKEEVKPFISA from the coding sequence ATGCCCAAGTCAAAGAGAAACAAGGTCATCGCTCTCACCAaggtcgagaagaagacccgggaggacaaggaggtgatCGTCGACGAGATCCACAACTACCTCGACGAACACAAGTACTGCTTTGTCTTCTCAGTAGAGGGCATGCGAAACACCTTTTTCAAGGATCTCAGAGCGGACTGGAAGGGCAGCAGAATATTCTTTGGCCGAACCAAGATCATGGCCAAGGCTCTCGGCAAgtctgaggaggatgagTACAAGGCTGGACTCGGCGCACTGTCTGAGTACATGTCTGGAGATGTTGGTCTTCTGCtgaccgacgaggagcccCAGGTCGTCAAGGATTACTTTGAGTCTTTCGTTCGGGAGGACTATGCACGAGCCGGCCAGGTCTCTACCGTTACTTTCACAATCCCCGCCGGCGTTGTCCATACCACCGGAGGTAAGATCCCCGCTGAGGACGATGTTCCCGTTGTGCATTCTATGGAGCCCACTCTCCGATCTCTGGGTATGCCCACTCAGCTCAAGGCCGGAAAGGTGGAGCTGTTCGCCCCCTACGAGGTCTGCAAGACTGGCCAGACTCTGGATTCTCGACAGACCCGTTTGCTCAAGCACTTTGGCGTCACCAGCTCTTTCTTCAAGGTCCACACTGTGGCCTACTACGActctgagaaggaggaggttaAGCCCTTCATTTCCGCTTAG
- a CDS encoding uncharacterized protein (Compare to YALI0F31207g, similar to Saccharomyces cerevisiae TOM40 (YMR203W); ancestral locus Anc_6.302, similar to uniprot|P23644 Saccharomyces cerevisiae YMR203w TOM40 forms the hydrophilic channel of the mitochondrial import pore for preproteins): protein MSTAVPSLGEINALNVPSLPGNLNTPNQTPAWTNNPLWAYVSETYNTIAAKRSGLNLVNPGTLENLNKEVSKDVFLTNYFFTGLRAEISKTFSMNPAFQVSHSFSLGSKVLPPYAFAAFFANDNFFMQGNIDNDYSVAARMQYSWSKECVSKVNAQLQNGQPAMIQLEQDLQGADFSINFKSLNPSVLSGGLSGVFIGSLLQSLTPKLAVGLEAMYSAQDPRIGEAAVSYFGRYVSGDWVASAQLQQMGMVQASFWRKITDKVEAGVEANLALLGKPNPMMGGVSGPEGTTTIGAKYEFRQSVFRGQIDSTGKVSCLLERRVLPVVSLLFAGEIDHVANTSKVGLGLQFEAGADEEMMAQQQQMMEQQQMMEQQQQM from the coding sequence ATGTCGACTGCCGTCCCGTCTCTCGGAGAAATCAACGCTCTCAACGTGCCCTCGCTCCCGGGCAACCTGAACACACCCAATCAGACCCCCGCCTGGACCAACAACCCTCTGTGGGCTTATGTTTCCGAGACCTACAACACCATTGCCGCCAAGCGAAGCGGCCTGAACCTGGTTAACCCCGGCACTCTCgagaacctcaacaaggaggtgtCCAAGGATGTTTTCCTCACCAACTACTTCTTCACTGGTCTGCGAGCCGAGATCTCCAAGACCTTCAGCATGAACCCCGCCTTCCAGGTGTCCCACTCCTTTTCTCTGGGCTCCAAGGTGCTCCCCCCTTACGCCTTTGCTGCTTTCTTCGCCAATGACAACTTCTTCATGCAGGGCAACATTGACAATGATTACTCTGTCGCCGCCCGAATGCAGTACTCCTGGTCTAAGGAGTGTGTCTCCAAGGTGAACGCCCAGCTGCAGAACGGCCAGCCCGCCATGATTCAGCTCGAGCAGGATCTGCAGGGAGCCGActtctccatcaacttCAAGTCCCTCAACCCCTCCGTTCTCTCCGGCGGTCTCTCCGGTGTCTTCATTGGATCTCTGCTCCAGTCTCTGACTCCCAAGCTCGCCGTTGGTCTCGAGGCCATGTACTCTGCCCAGGACCCCCGAATCGGAGAGGCTGCTGTTTCCTACTTCGGCCGATACGTGTCTGGCGACTGGGTTGCCTCCgcacagctccagcagatgGGTATGGTCCAGGCATCTTTCTGGCGAAAGATCACCGACAAGGTCGAGGCTGGTGTTGAGGCCAACCTGGCCCTGCTCGGCAAGCCCAACCCCATGATGGGCGGTGTCTCCGGCCCCGAGggaaccaccaccatcgGCGCCAAGTACGAGTTCCGACAGTCTGTCTTCCGAGGACAGATTGACTCCACCGGAAAGGTTTCCTGCCTCCTCGAGCGACGTGTCCTCCCCGTTGTCTCTCTGCTCTTTGCTGGAGAGATTGACCACGTTGCTAACACTTCCAAGGTTGGTCTCGGACTCCAGTTCGAGGCTGGtgccgacgaggagatgatggctcagcagcagcagatgatggagcagcagcagatgatggagcagcagcagcagatgtAA
- a CDS encoding uncharacterized protein (Compare to YALI0F31273g, similar to Saccharomyces cerevisiae FUR1 (YHR128W); ancestral locus Anc_2.118, highly similar to uniprot|P18562 Saccharomyces cerevisiae YHR128w FUR1 uracil phosphoribosyltransferase), with translation MSSSPIPSNVNVLPQTRQLLGLYSIIRDKNTSRSDFIFYSDRIIRLLVEEGLNQLPVTDKLVKTPTGAEFKGLAFEGKICGVSIMRAGESMEQGLRDCCRSVRIGKILIQRDEETAQPSLFYDKLPEDISSRFVFLLDPMLATGGSAMMAVEVLIARGVPQERILFLNLIASPEGIAAFAEKFPNVQIITGVIDDGLDENKWIQPGLGDFGDRYYCI, from the coding sequence atgtcttCCTCGCCCATTCCCTCCAACGTCAACGTGCTTCCACAGACCCGgcagcttcttggtctctACTCCATCATCCGGGACAAGAACACCTCTCGGTCGGACTTCATCTTCTACTCCGACCGAATCATCCGTCTGCTTGTCGAGGAGGGTCTCAACCAGCTGCCCGTGACCGATAAGCTCGTTAAGACGCCAACCGGCGCTGAGTTCAAGGGTCTTGCATTTGAGGGAAAGATTTGCGGAGTCTCCATTATGCGAGCTGGCGAGTCCATGGAGCAGGGCCTTCGAGACTGCTGCCGGTCCGTGCGAATCGGTAAGATTCTCATTCAGCGAGACGAGGAGACCGCCCAGCCCTCTCTATTCTACGACAAGCTGCCCGAGGACATCTCTAGCCGAttcgtcttcctcctggATCCCATGCTTGCCACTGGAGGTTCTGCCATGATGGCCGTCGAGGTTCTCATTGCCCGAGGCGTCCCCCAGGAGCGAATTCTCTTCCTTAACCTCATTGCATCTCCCGAGGGTATTGCTGCTTTCGCTGAGAAGTTCCCCAACGTCCAGATCATCACTGGTGTCATTGACGACGGTCTTGACGAGAACAAGTGGATCCAGCCCGGTCTCGGAGACTTTGGCGACCGATACTACTGCATTTAA
- a CDS encoding uncharacterized protein (Compare to YALI0F31163g, some similarities with DEHA0D11220g Debaryomyces hansenii) produces the protein MSTPATGLSTGDTTHTATASATSQTPLEVLQQIDFMPHVQALVSKIVNGQISVKDADNESGAVKVRIAKAKAALAEMDGLDETIHSRQAKIVSLDQQIQKKLELLKSFKQMAEAEGFDLSEQEPTEAKKEDSATTTATTTAEAPLASSKTEVPENAIEEDVEMS, from the coding sequence ATGTCGACGCCAGCTACAGGTCTGTCTACAGGCGACACTACGCACACAGCAACGGCCAGCGCCACGTCACAGACGCCTCTGGAGGTGTTGCAACAAATCGACTTCATGCCTCACGTCCAGGCGCTGGTCTCCAAGATTGTGAACGGCCAGATCTCCGTCAAGGACGCCGACAACGAGAGTGGAGCCGTCAAGGTGCGTattgccaaggccaaggctgctctggcCGAGATGGACGGGCTGGACGAAACCATCCATTCGCGCCAGGCCAAAATCGTGTCTCTGGACCAGCAGAttcagaagaagctggagctgcttaAGTCGTTCAAGCAGATGGCTGAGGCAGAGGGCTTTGATTTGTCTGAACAAGAGCCTaccgaggccaagaaggaggattCAGCGACTACGACAGCTACAACCACTGCTGAGGCTCCTCTAGCAAGCTCCAAGACCGAGGTACCCGAAAACGCCATTGAAGAGGATGTTGAAATGAGCTGA